A window from Megalobrama amblycephala isolate DHTTF-2021 linkage group LG21, ASM1881202v1, whole genome shotgun sequence encodes these proteins:
- the LOC125256851 gene encoding inter-alpha-trypsin inhibitor heavy chain H3-like isoform X1, with protein sequence MMDRAALRLILLSVFLISASSQPVKKKQDVDIYSFYINSTVTSRYATTVITSRVANTLNESQEIQFEVKIPKTAFISKFRMTIEGKTYDGVVKEKQEAQQQYSEAVSRGQSAGLIKSVGRTLEDFKTSVTVAAFSKVTFELTYEELLKRRLGKYELLINAQPMQPVADFKMDVHIQEKPGISFLEVKGDLSTGDLANAIKTTRADKDAWVTFYPTRDQQTKCKSCGENGLNGDLLITYDVERRNPKGEVMVSNGYFVHYFAPSDVPRIPKNVVFIIDRSSSMHGRKIDQTRLALLRILSDLDEDDHFGLITFDHSVDTWKRELLKATKQNLENAKSFVKEIRDRGATDINAAVLAGVDMINRHPREGTASILILLTDGDPTSGEINIERIMANVKKAIGLKFPLYCLGFGHDVNFDFLTKMSLENGGVARRIYEDSDADLQLQGFYDEVAVPLLTDIQLQYTGGTNLTKTSFNLYFNGSEIVVSGQITDNSVESFSTEVIAVSKGNNVTYQDTVMIKDPSDVPPENEDFMQRLWAYLTVKQLLERQVLLKGQEKEDEEKEALKLSLKYQFVTPLTSMVVTKPQKDEVEVADKPKEGGEDPRPPVPGITKYHLSPGLPGPPGQPSLSGARRGLGGPPAAHPGRRRFGGMLKSSFHQMPMIPWESEESVLPTMYYSVPTVRSNRFLLSAAGQSKPLCFDVPLPHKLKLLQDSASEFSMNGESMTRQNGFIKIVFHYKTNHRLTINTRSIRYHDGQNDVEFLWGQEPTQHSTEGVSLILRSNEMDVTMGHIRVVILLHKKSGDVFLWPAVRQQPKDVSLMGILGKAEASYEEIQGSQTPTLKIMDQEVKASWEDVTDYTLPSTPVIRCLLVPFQAVMQGDISDFTVTQL encoded by the exons ATGATGGATCGAGCAGCTCTCAGACTGATTCTCTTGAGTGTCTTTCTCATCTCAGCCAGTTCACAACCTGTTAAGAAG AAACAAGATGTGGATATATACAGCTTCTACATTAACTCCACGGTCACCAGTCGCTACGCCACAACGGTCATCACAAGCCGTGTGGCGAACACACTGAATGAATCTCAAGAGATCCAGTTTGAGGTCAAGATACCCAAGACTGCCTTCATCAGCAAATTCAGAAT gacCATAGAGGGGAAGACATATGATGGTGTTGTGAAGGAAAAACAGGAAGCTCAGCAGCAGTACAGTGAAGCAGTATCTCGAGGACAAAGTGCTGGACTGATCAA ATCTGTTGGAAGGACTTTAGAAGACTTTAAAACTTCAGTGACGGTGGCTGCTTTTAGTAAAGTGACCTTTGAGTTGACCTACGAAGAACTGCTAAAGCGCCGCCTCGGCAAATATGAGTTACTCATCAATGCCCAACCGATGCAGCCGGTGGCAGATTTCAAG ATGGATGTACACATCCAAGAGAAACCAGGAATTTCCTTCTTGGAGGTGAAAGGAGATCTGAGCACCGGTGATCTGGCCAATGCCATCAAAACCACCAGAGCAGACAAAGAC GCATGGGTGACCTTCTACCCCACTCGAGATCAACAGACCAAGTGTAAAAGCTGTGGAGAAAATGGGCTGAATGGTGACCTGCTCATAACATACGATGTTGAGAGACGAAATCCTAAAGGAGAAGTCATG GTATCAAATGGCTATTTTGTCCACTACTTTGCACCCTCTGATGTTCCACGTATTCCCAAAAATGTGGTGTTTATCATTGACCGGAGCAGTTCGATGCACGGCAGAAAAATAGATCAG ACTCGTTTGGCACTGCTAAGGATTTTAAGTGATCTTGATGAGGATGACCACTTTGGATTGATCACCTTCGATCATTCAGTTGATACATGGAAGCGTGAACTCCTGAAAGCTACAAAGCAAAATCTGGAGAATGCAAAATCTTTTGTGAAGGAGATCAGAGATAGAGGAG CCACAGACATAAACGCTGCAGTTCTAGCAGGAGTGGACATGATCAATCGACATCCACGAGAGGGAACCGCCTCCATCCTGATCCTGCTGACTGATGGAGATCCCACTTCAG GTGAAATTAACATAGAGAGGATAATGGCCAATGTGAAAAAGGCCATTGGGCTGAAGTTTCCCCTGTATTGTCTTGGTTTTGGACATGATGTTAACTTTGACTTCCTGACAAAGATGTCACTGGAAAATGGTGGAGTCGCTCGCAGGATTTATGAAGATTCGGACGCTGATCTACAGCTGCAG GGCTTCTATGATGAAGTTGCCGTCCCTCTCCTCACTGATATTCAACTTCAATACACAGGAGGGACAAACCTTACCAAGACCAGCTTTAACCTGTACTTCAACGGCTCTGAGATTGTGGTTTCAGGACAAATCACAGACAACAGTGTGGAGAGTTTCAGCACTGAAGTCATTGCAGTATCA AAAGGCAATAATGTGACGTATCAGGACACTGTAATGATAAAAGACCCCAGTGATGTCCCACCTGAGAATGAAGATTTCATGCAGAGACTGTGGGCCTACCTTACAGTGAAGCAACTTCTGGAAAGGCA GGTGCTTCTTAAAGGACAAGAGAAAGAGGATGAAGAGAAAGAAGCTCTCAAACTCTCTCTGAAATACCAGTTTGTCACCCCCCTCACCTCTATGGTCGTCACTAAGCCACAGAAGGATGAAGTGGAAGTTGCTGACAAACCCAAAGAGGGAGGAGAGGATCCCAGACCTCCAG TACCAGGAATTACTAAGTACCATTTAAGTCCCGGTCTGCCCGGTCCGCCTGGTCAGCCTAGTCTAAGCGGTGCTCGACGCGGTCTGGGTGGTCCACCTGCTGCTCATCCAGGGAGACGTC gatTTGGTGGCATGCTGAAGTCCTCATTTC ATCAAATGCCCATGATTCCATGGGAGAGTGAAGAAAGTGTTCTCCCTACTATGTACTACTCAG TTCCAACAGTTCGTAGCAATCGGTTCCTGCTGTCTGCTGCTGGTCAGTCTAAGCCTCTTTGTTTTGATGTTCCTCTTCCTCACAAACTCAAACTACTACAGGATTCTGCTTCAG AGTTCTCTATGAATGGAGAATCCATGACTAGACAAAATGGATTCATTAAAATTGTCTTTCATTACAAAACAAACCATCGCCTGACAATAAACACAAGGTCTATCAGATACCACGATGGCCAGAATGATGTTGAGTTTTTGTGGGGCCAGGAACCCACTCAACACAGTACAGAGGG CGTGTCTCTGATTCTACGGAGCAATGAAATGGACGTTACAATGGGACACATACGCGTTGTTATTCTTCTTCACAAGAAAAGTGGTGACGTGTTTCTGTGGCCTGCCGTTCGACAACAGCCAAAAGATGTCAGTTTGATGGGTATTTTAG GAAAAGCTGAGGCTTCATATGAGGAGATTCAAGGATCTCAAACACCAACTCTAAAGATAATGGACCAGGAAGTGAAGGCGAGCTG GGAGGATGTCACAGACTACACACTTCCTTCAACTCCAGTTATCAGATGTTTGCTTGTCCCGTTCCAGGCTGTGATGCAGGGAGACATTTCTGATTTCACTGTCACTCAGCTGTAG
- the LOC125256848 gene encoding inter-alpha-trypsin inhibitor heavy chain H3-like isoform X1: protein MMDRAALRLILLSVFLISASSQPVKKKQDVDIYSFYINSTVTSRYATTVITSRVANTLNESQEIQFEVKIPKTAFISKFRMTIEGKTYDGVVKEKQEAQQQYSEAVSRGQSAGLIKSVGRTLEDFKTSVSVAAFSKVTFELTYEELLKRRLGKYELLINAQPMQPVADFKMDVHIQEKPGISFLEVKGDLSTGDLANAIKTTRADKDAWVTFYPTRDQQTKCKSCGENGLNGDLLITYDVERRNPKGEVMVSNGYFVHYFAPSDVPRIPKNVVFIIDRSGSMHGRKIDQTRLALLRILSDLDEDDHFGLITFDHSVDKWKRELLKATKQNLENAKSFVKEIRDGGATDINAAVLAGVDMINRHPREGTASILILLTDGDPTSGETNIERIMANVKKAIGLKFPLYCLGFGHDVNFDFLTKMSLENGGVARRIYEDSDADLQLQGFYDEVAVPLLTDIQLQYTGGTNLTKTSFNLYFNGSEIVVSGQITDNSVESFSTEVIAVSKGSSVTYQDTVMIKDPSDVPPENEDFMQRLWAYLTVKQLLERQVLLKGQEKEDEEKEALKLSLKYQFVTPLTSMVVTKPQKDEVEVADKPKEGGEDPRPPVMGFRPSSYNPIASPGFSQYHFSPGQPGQPGLPGPPGQPGRHGLGGGWLRPPPAHPWIHGFDGMLMSRFHQMPMIPWESEESVLPTMLVPTVRSNRFLLSAAGQSKPLCFDVPLPHKLKLLQDSASEFSMNGESMTRRKGFSQIAFHYKTNHRLTINTRSIRYHDGQNDVEFLWGQEPTQHSTEGVSLILRSNEMDVTMGNIRVVILLHKKNHNVFLWPAIRQQPKDVSLMGILGKAEASYEEIQGSQTPTLKIMDQEVKASWEDVTDYTLPSTPVIRCLLVPFQAVMQGDISDFTVTQL from the exons ATGATGGATCGAGCAGCTCTCAGACTGATTCTCTTGAGCGTCTTTCTCATCTCAGCCAGTTCACAACCTGTGAAGAAG AAACAAGATGTGGATATATACAGCTTCTACATTAACTCCACGGTCACCAGTCGCTACGCCACAACGGTCATCACAAGCCGTGTGGCGAACACACTGAATGAATCTCAAGAGATCCAGTTTGAGGTCAAGATACCCAAGACTGCCTTCATCAGCAAATTCAGAAT gacCATAGAGGGGAAGACATATGATGGTGTTGTGAAGGAAAAACAGGAAGCTCAGCAGCAGTACAGTGAAGCAGTATCTCGAGGACAAAGTGCTGGACTGATCAA ATCTGTTGGAAGGACTTTAGAAGACTTTAAAACTTCAGTGTCGGTGGCTGCTTTTAGTAAAGTGACCTTTGAGTTGACCTACGAAGAACTGCTAAAGCGCCGCCTCGGCAAATATGAGTTACTCATCAATGCCCAACCGATGCAGCCGGTGGCAGATTTCAAG ATGGATGTGCACATCCAAGAGAAACCAGGAATTTCCTTCTTGGAGGTGAAAGGAGATTTGAGCACCGGTGATCTGGCCAATGCCATCAAAACCACCAGAGCAGACAAAGAC GCATGGGTGACCTTCTACCCCACTCGAGATCAACAGACCAAGTGTAAAAGCTGTGGAGAAAATGGGCTGAATGGTGACCTGCTTATAACATACGATGTTGAGAGACGAAATCCCAAAGGAGAAGTCATG GTATCAAATGGCTATTTTGTCCACTACTTTGCACCCTCTGATGTTCCACGTATTCCCAAAAATGTGGTGTTTATCATTGACCGGAGCGGTTCTATGCACGGCAGAAAAATAGATCAG ACTCGTTTGGCACTGCTAAGGATTTTAAGTGATCTTGATGAGGATGACCACTTTGGATTGATCACCTTCGATCATTCAGTTGACAAATGGAAGCGTGAACTCCTGAAAGCTACAAAGCAAAACCTGGAGAATGCAAAATCATTTGTGAAGGAGATCAGAGATGGAGGAG CCACAGACATAAACGCTGCAGTTCTAGCAGGAGTGGACATGATCAATCGACATCCACGAGAGGGAACCGCCTCCATCCTGATCCTGCTGACTGATGGAGATCCCACTTCAG GTGAAACTAACATAGAGAGAATAATGGCCAATGTGAAAAAGGCCATTGGGCTGAAGTTTCCCCTCTATTGTCTTGGTTTTGGACATGATGTTAACTTTGACTTCCTGACAAAGATGTCACTGGAAAATGGTGGAGTCGCTCGCAGGATTTATGAAGATTCGGACGCTGATCTACAGCTGCAG GGCTTCTATGATGAAGTTGCCGTCCCTCTCCTCACTGATATTCAACTTCAATACACAGGAGGGACAAACCTTACCAAGACCAGCTTTAACCTGTACTTCAACGGCTCTGAGATTGTGGTTTCAGGACAAATCACAGACAACAGTGTGGAGAGTTTCAGCACTGAAGTCATTGCAGTATCA AAAGGCAGTAGTGTGACGTATCAGGACACTGTAATGATAAAAGACCCCAGTGATGTCCCACCTGAGAATGAAGATTTCATGCAGAGACTGTGGGCCTACCTGACAGTGAAGCAACTTCTGGAAAGACA AGTGCTTCTTAAAGGACAAGAGAAAGAGGATGAAGAGAAAGAAGCTCTCAAACTCTCTCTGAAATACCAGTTTGTCACCCCCCTCACCTCTATGGTCGTCACTAAGCCACAGAAGGATGAAGTGGAAGTTGCCGACAAACCCAAAGAGGGAGGAGAGGATCCCAGACCTCCAG TAATGGGTTTCCGTCCTTCATCCTATAATCCTATTGCAT CACCAGGATTTAGTCAGTACCATTTCAGTCCCGGTCAGCCTGGTCAGCCCGGTCTGCCTGGTCCACCTGGTCAGCCTGGTCGACACGGTCTGGGTGGTGGTTGGCTTCGTCCGCCTCCTGCTCATCCATGGATCCATG GTTTTGATGGTATGCTGATGTCCAGATTTC ATCAAATGCCCATGATTCCATGGGAGAGTGAAGAAAGTGTTCTCCCTACTATGTTAG TTCCAACAGTTCGTAGCAATCGGTTCCTGCTGTCTGCTGCTGGTCAGTCTAAGCCACTTTGTTTTGATGTTCCTCTTCCTCACAAACTCAAACTGCTACAGGATTCTGCTTCAG AGTTCTCTATGAATGGAGAATCCATGACTAGACGAAAGGGATTCAGTCAAATTGCCTTTCATTATAAAACAAACCATCGCCTGACAATAAACACAAGGTCTATCAGATACCACGATGGCCAGAATGATGTTGAGTTTTTGTGGGGCCAGGAACCCACTCAACACAGTACAGAGGG CGTGTCTCTGATTCTACGGAGCAATGAAATGGATGTTACAATGGGAAACATACGCGTTGTTATTCTTCTTCACAAGAAAAATCATAATGTGTTTCTGTGGCCTGCCATTCGGCAACAGCCAAAAGATGTCAGTTTGATGGGTATTTTAG GAAAAGCTGAGGCTTCATATGAGGAGATTCAAGGATCTCAAACACCAACTCTAAAGATAATGGACCAGGAAGTGAAGGCGAGCTG GGAGGATGTCACAGACTACACACTTCCTTCAACTCCAGTTATCAGATGTTTGCTTGTCCCGTTCCAGGCTGTGATGCAGGGAGACATTTCTGATTTCACTGTCACTCAGCTGTAG
- the LOC125256848 gene encoding inter-alpha-trypsin inhibitor heavy chain H3-like isoform X2: protein MMDRAALRLILLSVFLISASSQPVKKKQDVDIYSFYINSTVTSRYATTVITSRVANTLNESQEIQFEVKIPKTAFISKFRMTIEGKTYDGVVKEKQEAQQQYSEAVSRGQSAGLIKSVGRTLEDFKTSVSVAAFSKVTFELTYEELLKRRLGKYELLINAQPMQPVADFKMDVHIQEKPGISFLEVKGDLSTGDLANAIKTTRADKDAWVTFYPTRDQQTKCKSCGENGLNGDLLITYDVERRNPKGEVMVSNGYFVHYFAPSDVPRIPKNVVFIIDRSGSMHGRKIDQTRLALLRILSDLDEDDHFGLITFDHSVDKWKRELLKATKQNLENAKSFVKEIRDGGATDINAAVLAGVDMINRHPREGTASILILLTDGDPTSGETNIERIMANVKKAIGLKFPLYCLGFGHDVNFDFLTKMSLENGGVARRIYEDSDADLQLQGFYDEVAVPLLTDIQLQYTGGTNLTKTSFNLYFNGSEIVVSGQITDNSVESFSTEVIAVSKGSSVTYQDTVMIKDPSDVPPENEDFMQRLWAYLTVKQLLERQVLLKGQEKEDEEKEALKLSLKYQFVTPLTSMVVTKPQKDEVEVADKPKEGGEDPRPPVMGFRPSSYNPIASPGFSQYHFSPGQPGQPGLPGPPGQPGRHGLGGGWLRPPPAHPWIHGFDDQMPMIPWESEESVLPTMLVPTVRSNRFLLSAAGQSKPLCFDVPLPHKLKLLQDSASEFSMNGESMTRRKGFSQIAFHYKTNHRLTINTRSIRYHDGQNDVEFLWGQEPTQHSTEGVSLILRSNEMDVTMGNIRVVILLHKKNHNVFLWPAIRQQPKDVSLMGILGKAEASYEEIQGSQTPTLKIMDQEVKASWEDVTDYTLPSTPVIRCLLVPFQAVMQGDISDFTVTQL from the exons ATGATGGATCGAGCAGCTCTCAGACTGATTCTCTTGAGCGTCTTTCTCATCTCAGCCAGTTCACAACCTGTGAAGAAG AAACAAGATGTGGATATATACAGCTTCTACATTAACTCCACGGTCACCAGTCGCTACGCCACAACGGTCATCACAAGCCGTGTGGCGAACACACTGAATGAATCTCAAGAGATCCAGTTTGAGGTCAAGATACCCAAGACTGCCTTCATCAGCAAATTCAGAAT gacCATAGAGGGGAAGACATATGATGGTGTTGTGAAGGAAAAACAGGAAGCTCAGCAGCAGTACAGTGAAGCAGTATCTCGAGGACAAAGTGCTGGACTGATCAA ATCTGTTGGAAGGACTTTAGAAGACTTTAAAACTTCAGTGTCGGTGGCTGCTTTTAGTAAAGTGACCTTTGAGTTGACCTACGAAGAACTGCTAAAGCGCCGCCTCGGCAAATATGAGTTACTCATCAATGCCCAACCGATGCAGCCGGTGGCAGATTTCAAG ATGGATGTGCACATCCAAGAGAAACCAGGAATTTCCTTCTTGGAGGTGAAAGGAGATTTGAGCACCGGTGATCTGGCCAATGCCATCAAAACCACCAGAGCAGACAAAGAC GCATGGGTGACCTTCTACCCCACTCGAGATCAACAGACCAAGTGTAAAAGCTGTGGAGAAAATGGGCTGAATGGTGACCTGCTTATAACATACGATGTTGAGAGACGAAATCCCAAAGGAGAAGTCATG GTATCAAATGGCTATTTTGTCCACTACTTTGCACCCTCTGATGTTCCACGTATTCCCAAAAATGTGGTGTTTATCATTGACCGGAGCGGTTCTATGCACGGCAGAAAAATAGATCAG ACTCGTTTGGCACTGCTAAGGATTTTAAGTGATCTTGATGAGGATGACCACTTTGGATTGATCACCTTCGATCATTCAGTTGACAAATGGAAGCGTGAACTCCTGAAAGCTACAAAGCAAAACCTGGAGAATGCAAAATCATTTGTGAAGGAGATCAGAGATGGAGGAG CCACAGACATAAACGCTGCAGTTCTAGCAGGAGTGGACATGATCAATCGACATCCACGAGAGGGAACCGCCTCCATCCTGATCCTGCTGACTGATGGAGATCCCACTTCAG GTGAAACTAACATAGAGAGAATAATGGCCAATGTGAAAAAGGCCATTGGGCTGAAGTTTCCCCTCTATTGTCTTGGTTTTGGACATGATGTTAACTTTGACTTCCTGACAAAGATGTCACTGGAAAATGGTGGAGTCGCTCGCAGGATTTATGAAGATTCGGACGCTGATCTACAGCTGCAG GGCTTCTATGATGAAGTTGCCGTCCCTCTCCTCACTGATATTCAACTTCAATACACAGGAGGGACAAACCTTACCAAGACCAGCTTTAACCTGTACTTCAACGGCTCTGAGATTGTGGTTTCAGGACAAATCACAGACAACAGTGTGGAGAGTTTCAGCACTGAAGTCATTGCAGTATCA AAAGGCAGTAGTGTGACGTATCAGGACACTGTAATGATAAAAGACCCCAGTGATGTCCCACCTGAGAATGAAGATTTCATGCAGAGACTGTGGGCCTACCTGACAGTGAAGCAACTTCTGGAAAGACA AGTGCTTCTTAAAGGACAAGAGAAAGAGGATGAAGAGAAAGAAGCTCTCAAACTCTCTCTGAAATACCAGTTTGTCACCCCCCTCACCTCTATGGTCGTCACTAAGCCACAGAAGGATGAAGTGGAAGTTGCCGACAAACCCAAAGAGGGAGGAGAGGATCCCAGACCTCCAG TAATGGGTTTCCGTCCTTCATCCTATAATCCTATTGCAT CACCAGGATTTAGTCAGTACCATTTCAGTCCCGGTCAGCCTGGTCAGCCCGGTCTGCCTGGTCCACCTGGTCAGCCTGGTCGACACGGTCTGGGTGGTGGTTGGCTTCGTCCGCCTCCTGCTCATCCATGGATCCATG GTTTTGATG ATCAAATGCCCATGATTCCATGGGAGAGTGAAGAAAGTGTTCTCCCTACTATGTTAG TTCCAACAGTTCGTAGCAATCGGTTCCTGCTGTCTGCTGCTGGTCAGTCTAAGCCACTTTGTTTTGATGTTCCTCTTCCTCACAAACTCAAACTGCTACAGGATTCTGCTTCAG AGTTCTCTATGAATGGAGAATCCATGACTAGACGAAAGGGATTCAGTCAAATTGCCTTTCATTATAAAACAAACCATCGCCTGACAATAAACACAAGGTCTATCAGATACCACGATGGCCAGAATGATGTTGAGTTTTTGTGGGGCCAGGAACCCACTCAACACAGTACAGAGGG CGTGTCTCTGATTCTACGGAGCAATGAAATGGATGTTACAATGGGAAACATACGCGTTGTTATTCTTCTTCACAAGAAAAATCATAATGTGTTTCTGTGGCCTGCCATTCGGCAACAGCCAAAAGATGTCAGTTTGATGGGTATTTTAG GAAAAGCTGAGGCTTCATATGAGGAGATTCAAGGATCTCAAACACCAACTCTAAAGATAATGGACCAGGAAGTGAAGGCGAGCTG GGAGGATGTCACAGACTACACACTTCCTTCAACTCCAGTTATCAGATGTTTGCTTGTCCCGTTCCAGGCTGTGATGCAGGGAGACATTTCTGATTTCACTGTCACTCAGCTGTAG
- the LOC125256851 gene encoding inter-alpha-trypsin inhibitor heavy chain H3-like isoform X2, whose translation MMDRAALRLILLSVFLISASSQPVKKKQDVDIYSFYINSTVTSRYATTVITSRVANTLNESQEIQFEVKIPKTAFISKFRMTIEGKTYDGVVKEKQEAQQQYSEAVSRGQSAGLIKSVGRTLEDFKTSVTVAAFSKVTFELTYEELLKRRLGKYELLINAQPMQPVADFKMDVHIQEKPGISFLEVKGDLSTGDLANAIKTTRADKDAWVTFYPTRDQQTKCKSCGENGLNGDLLITYDVERRNPKGEVMVSNGYFVHYFAPSDVPRIPKNVVFIIDRSSSMHGRKIDQTRLALLRILSDLDEDDHFGLITFDHSVDTWKRELLKATKQNLENAKSFVKEIRDRGATDINAAVLAGVDMINRHPREGTASILILLTDGDPTSGEINIERIMANVKKAIGLKFPLYCLGFGHDVNFDFLTKMSLENGGVARRIYEDSDADLQLQGFYDEVAVPLLTDIQLQYTGGTNLTKTSFNLYFNGSEIVVSGQITDNSVESFSTEVIAVSKGNNVTYQDTVMIKDPSDVPPENEDFMQRLWAYLTVKQLLERQVLLKGQEKEDEEKEALKLSLKYQFVTPLTSMVVTKPQKDEVEVADKPKEGGEDPRPPGITKYHLSPGLPGPPGQPSLSGARRGLGGPPAAHPGRRRFGGMLKSSFHQMPMIPWESEESVLPTMYYSVPTVRSNRFLLSAAGQSKPLCFDVPLPHKLKLLQDSASEFSMNGESMTRQNGFIKIVFHYKTNHRLTINTRSIRYHDGQNDVEFLWGQEPTQHSTEGVSLILRSNEMDVTMGHIRVVILLHKKSGDVFLWPAVRQQPKDVSLMGILGKAEASYEEIQGSQTPTLKIMDQEVKASWEDVTDYTLPSTPVIRCLLVPFQAVMQGDISDFTVTQL comes from the exons ATGATGGATCGAGCAGCTCTCAGACTGATTCTCTTGAGTGTCTTTCTCATCTCAGCCAGTTCACAACCTGTTAAGAAG AAACAAGATGTGGATATATACAGCTTCTACATTAACTCCACGGTCACCAGTCGCTACGCCACAACGGTCATCACAAGCCGTGTGGCGAACACACTGAATGAATCTCAAGAGATCCAGTTTGAGGTCAAGATACCCAAGACTGCCTTCATCAGCAAATTCAGAAT gacCATAGAGGGGAAGACATATGATGGTGTTGTGAAGGAAAAACAGGAAGCTCAGCAGCAGTACAGTGAAGCAGTATCTCGAGGACAAAGTGCTGGACTGATCAA ATCTGTTGGAAGGACTTTAGAAGACTTTAAAACTTCAGTGACGGTGGCTGCTTTTAGTAAAGTGACCTTTGAGTTGACCTACGAAGAACTGCTAAAGCGCCGCCTCGGCAAATATGAGTTACTCATCAATGCCCAACCGATGCAGCCGGTGGCAGATTTCAAG ATGGATGTACACATCCAAGAGAAACCAGGAATTTCCTTCTTGGAGGTGAAAGGAGATCTGAGCACCGGTGATCTGGCCAATGCCATCAAAACCACCAGAGCAGACAAAGAC GCATGGGTGACCTTCTACCCCACTCGAGATCAACAGACCAAGTGTAAAAGCTGTGGAGAAAATGGGCTGAATGGTGACCTGCTCATAACATACGATGTTGAGAGACGAAATCCTAAAGGAGAAGTCATG GTATCAAATGGCTATTTTGTCCACTACTTTGCACCCTCTGATGTTCCACGTATTCCCAAAAATGTGGTGTTTATCATTGACCGGAGCAGTTCGATGCACGGCAGAAAAATAGATCAG ACTCGTTTGGCACTGCTAAGGATTTTAAGTGATCTTGATGAGGATGACCACTTTGGATTGATCACCTTCGATCATTCAGTTGATACATGGAAGCGTGAACTCCTGAAAGCTACAAAGCAAAATCTGGAGAATGCAAAATCTTTTGTGAAGGAGATCAGAGATAGAGGAG CCACAGACATAAACGCTGCAGTTCTAGCAGGAGTGGACATGATCAATCGACATCCACGAGAGGGAACCGCCTCCATCCTGATCCTGCTGACTGATGGAGATCCCACTTCAG GTGAAATTAACATAGAGAGGATAATGGCCAATGTGAAAAAGGCCATTGGGCTGAAGTTTCCCCTGTATTGTCTTGGTTTTGGACATGATGTTAACTTTGACTTCCTGACAAAGATGTCACTGGAAAATGGTGGAGTCGCTCGCAGGATTTATGAAGATTCGGACGCTGATCTACAGCTGCAG GGCTTCTATGATGAAGTTGCCGTCCCTCTCCTCACTGATATTCAACTTCAATACACAGGAGGGACAAACCTTACCAAGACCAGCTTTAACCTGTACTTCAACGGCTCTGAGATTGTGGTTTCAGGACAAATCACAGACAACAGTGTGGAGAGTTTCAGCACTGAAGTCATTGCAGTATCA AAAGGCAATAATGTGACGTATCAGGACACTGTAATGATAAAAGACCCCAGTGATGTCCCACCTGAGAATGAAGATTTCATGCAGAGACTGTGGGCCTACCTTACAGTGAAGCAACTTCTGGAAAGGCA GGTGCTTCTTAAAGGACAAGAGAAAGAGGATGAAGAGAAAGAAGCTCTCAAACTCTCTCTGAAATACCAGTTTGTCACCCCCCTCACCTCTATGGTCGTCACTAAGCCACAGAAGGATGAAGTGGAAGTTGCTGACAAACCCAAAGAGGGAGGAGAGGATCCCAGACCTCCAG GAATTACTAAGTACCATTTAAGTCCCGGTCTGCCCGGTCCGCCTGGTCAGCCTAGTCTAAGCGGTGCTCGACGCGGTCTGGGTGGTCCACCTGCTGCTCATCCAGGGAGACGTC gatTTGGTGGCATGCTGAAGTCCTCATTTC ATCAAATGCCCATGATTCCATGGGAGAGTGAAGAAAGTGTTCTCCCTACTATGTACTACTCAG TTCCAACAGTTCGTAGCAATCGGTTCCTGCTGTCTGCTGCTGGTCAGTCTAAGCCTCTTTGTTTTGATGTTCCTCTTCCTCACAAACTCAAACTACTACAGGATTCTGCTTCAG AGTTCTCTATGAATGGAGAATCCATGACTAGACAAAATGGATTCATTAAAATTGTCTTTCATTACAAAACAAACCATCGCCTGACAATAAACACAAGGTCTATCAGATACCACGATGGCCAGAATGATGTTGAGTTTTTGTGGGGCCAGGAACCCACTCAACACAGTACAGAGGG CGTGTCTCTGATTCTACGGAGCAATGAAATGGACGTTACAATGGGACACATACGCGTTGTTATTCTTCTTCACAAGAAAAGTGGTGACGTGTTTCTGTGGCCTGCCGTTCGACAACAGCCAAAAGATGTCAGTTTGATGGGTATTTTAG GAAAAGCTGAGGCTTCATATGAGGAGATTCAAGGATCTCAAACACCAACTCTAAAGATAATGGACCAGGAAGTGAAGGCGAGCTG GGAGGATGTCACAGACTACACACTTCCTTCAACTCCAGTTATCAGATGTTTGCTTGTCCCGTTCCAGGCTGTGATGCAGGGAGACATTTCTGATTTCACTGTCACTCAGCTGTAG